In one Chryseobacterium camelliae genomic region, the following are encoded:
- the secE gene encoding preprotein translocase subunit SecE — MSSFIDFLKGSYNEFRHKVEWPKWADLQSSTVVVTIATVILALFTFGVDELFSKAISNIIGMLINLFN; from the coding sequence ATGAGTTCATTTATCGATTTTTTAAAAGGTTCTTATAACGAATTCAGACATAAAGTTGAATGGCCAAAATGGGCTGATCTGCAATCTTCTACAGTTGTAGTAACTATTGCAACAGTAATCTTGGCTCTATTTACTTTTGGAGTTGACGAATTGTTTTCAAAAGCAATTAGTAACATCATAGGAATGCTTATCAACTTGTTCAATTAA
- the nusG gene encoding transcription termination/antitermination protein NusG, whose protein sequence is MSELKWYVLKAISGQENKVKNYIETEIKRLGFEQYVTQVVIPMEKVIQIRNGKKVPKERPYYPGYLMIEAELMGEIPHVIKNIPGVISFLSLTKGGDPVPMRKSEVNRMLGRMDELSEFASDVEIPYIVGENVKVIDGPFNGFNGTVEKILEDKKKIEVSVLIFGRKTPMELSYMQVEKV, encoded by the coding sequence ATGAGCGAATTGAAATGGTATGTGCTGAAAGCTATCAGCGGACAGGAAAATAAAGTGAAAAACTACATTGAGACAGAAATCAAACGTTTAGGGTTTGAGCAGTATGTTACTCAGGTGGTTATTCCTATGGAAAAGGTTATTCAGATTAGAAACGGAAAAAAAGTTCCTAAAGAAAGACCTTACTATCCTGGATACTTAATGATTGAAGCTGAACTAATGGGAGAGATTCCTCACGTTATTAAGAATATTCCCGGAGTTATATCTTTCTTAAGTTTAACAAAAGGAGGAGATCCTGTTCCAATGAGAAAGTCTGAAGTTAACAGAATGCTTGGAAGAATGGATGAATTATCTGAATTTGCAAGTGATGTTGAAATTCCTTACATCGTGGGTGAAAACGTTAAAGTAATTGACGGACCATTCAACGGATTCAACGGAACCGTAGAAAAAATTCTTGAAGATAAAAAGAAAATTGAAGTTTCTGTTCTTATCTTCGGTAGAAAAACTCCAATGGAACTTAGCTATATGCAGGTTGAGAAGGTTTAG
- the rplL gene encoding 50S ribosomal protein L7/L12, whose protein sequence is MSDLKNLAETLVNLTVKDVNELAAILKDEYGIEPAAAAVVVAAGGAGEAAEEKTEFDVILKSAGASKLAIVKLVKDLTGAGLKEAKDIVDGAPAPLKQGVSKDEAEALKKQLEEAGAEVELK, encoded by the coding sequence ATGTCAGATTTAAAAAATTTAGCTGAAACGCTAGTAAACTTAACAGTAAAAGACGTAAACGAATTAGCTGCTATCCTTAAGGATGAGTACGGAATTGAGCCAGCTGCTGCTGCTGTAGTAGTTGCTGCAGGTGGTGCAGGTGAAGCTGCTGAAGAAAAAACAGAATTCGACGTAATTCTTAAGTCTGCAGGTGCTTCTAAATTAGCAATCGTTAAATTAGTAAAAGATTTAACTGGTGCTGGTCTTAAAGAAGCTAAAGATATCGTAGACGGTGCTCCTGCTCCATTGAAGCAAGGTGTTTCTAAAGACGAAGCTGAAGCTCTTAAGAAGCAATTAGAAGAAGCTGGTGCTGAAGTAGAATTGAAGTAA
- the tuf gene encoding elongation factor Tu has product MAKETFNRNKPHLNIGTIGHVDHGKTTLTAAISAVLASKGLAEKKDFSSIDSAPEEKERGITINTAHIEYETVKRHYAHVDCPGHADYVKNMVTGAAQMDGAIVVCAATDGPMPQTREHILLCRQVNVPKIVVFMNKVDMVDDPELLELVEMELRDLLATYDFDGDNSPVIQGSALGALTAATNGDSEDKWFKTVEALMDAVDEWIDEPVRDTDKPFLMPIEDVFSITGRGTVATGRIEAGVINTGDPVDIVGMGEEKLTSTITGVEMFRKILDRGEAGDNVGLLLRGIEKTDIKRGMVIAKKDSVKPHKKFKASVYILSKEEGGRHTPFHNKYRPQFYVRTTDVTGEIFLPEGVEMVMPGDNLEITVELLQPIALNEGLRFAIREGGRTVGSGQVTEILD; this is encoded by the coding sequence ATGGCAAAGGAAACGTTTAATCGTAACAAACCACACTTGAACATTGGTACTATTGGTCACGTTGACCATGGTAAAACTACTCTTACAGCTGCTATTTCTGCTGTATTAGCTAGCAAAGGTCTTGCTGAGAAAAAAGACTTCTCTTCAATTGACTCTGCTCCAGAAGAAAAAGAAAGAGGGATCACTATCAATACTGCTCACATCGAGTACGAAACTGTAAAAAGACATTATGCTCACGTTGACTGTCCAGGTCACGCCGACTATGTTAAGAACATGGTAACTGGTGCTGCTCAGATGGATGGAGCTATCGTAGTATGTGCTGCAACTGATGGTCCAATGCCTCAAACTAGAGAACATATCCTACTTTGCCGTCAGGTAAACGTGCCTAAGATCGTTGTTTTCATGAACAAAGTTGACATGGTGGATGATCCAGAATTGTTAGAGCTTGTTGAAATGGAACTTAGAGATCTATTAGCTACTTATGACTTTGATGGAGATAACTCTCCAGTAATCCAAGGTTCAGCTCTTGGAGCACTTACTGCAGCTACTAACGGTGACTCAGAAGATAAGTGGTTCAAAACTGTTGAAGCATTAATGGATGCAGTTGATGAGTGGATCGATGAGCCAGTAAGAGATACTGATAAGCCATTCTTGATGCCAATCGAAGACGTATTCTCTATTACAGGTAGAGGTACTGTAGCAACTGGTAGAATCGAGGCTGGTGTTATCAACACTGGAGATCCAGTTGATATCGTTGGTATGGGTGAAGAAAAATTAACTTCTACAATTACAGGAGTTGAGATGTTCAGAAAAATCCTAGACAGAGGTGAAGCTGGTGATAACGTAGGTCTATTGTTGAGAGGTATTGAAAAAACTGACATCAAGAGAGGTATGGTTATCGCTAAGAAAGATTCTGTGAAGCCACACAAAAAATTCAAAGCATCTGTTTATATCCTTTCTAAAGAAGAAGGTGGACGTCACACTCCATTCCACAACAAGTACCGTCCTCAGTTCTACGTAAGAACTACTGACGTTACAGGTGAGATCTTCTTACCAGAAGGTGTAGAGATGGTAATGCCTGGTGATAACTTAGAGATCACTGTAGAATTGTTACAACCAATCGCTCTTAACGAGGGTCTTAGATTCGCGATCAGAGAAGGAGGTAGAACAGTTGGTTCAGGTCAGGTTACTGAAATCTTAGATTAA
- the rplJ gene encoding 50S ribosomal protein L10: MTKDQKVVAIQEIKDLLQDAKVVYVADLEGLNAGKASDFRRQAFKQNIKVKVVKNTLLQKAMEQIEGVDYSEMFQSFKGNSAIMISETANAPAKLIKDFRKKEEKPALKSAFVQETFYIGDNNLDTLVSIKSREEMIGEIIGLLQSPIQRVVSALQNKSEAVEATTEEVAAPAVEETPAEAAPEAPAADSTDETPAAE; this comes from the coding sequence ATGACAAAAGACCAAAAAGTTGTAGCGATACAAGAGATCAAAGATTTGCTTCAGGATGCTAAAGTAGTATATGTTGCAGATCTTGAAGGATTGAATGCTGGTAAAGCATCAGACTTCAGAAGACAAGCTTTTAAGCAAAATATTAAAGTAAAAGTTGTAAAAAATACACTTTTGCAAAAAGCAATGGAGCAAATCGAAGGAGTGGATTACTCTGAGATGTTCCAGTCTTTCAAAGGAAACTCTGCGATTATGATTTCTGAGACAGCAAATGCTCCAGCGAAATTAATCAAAGATTTCAGAAAGAAAGAAGAGAAGCCGGCATTGAAGTCTGCTTTTGTTCAAGAAACTTTCTACATTGGTGACAACAACCTTGATACTTTAGTAAGCATCAAGTCTAGAGAAGAAATGATCGGTGAAATCATCGGATTACTTCAGTCTCCAATCCAAAGAGTTGTTTCTGCTCTTCAAAACAAATCTGAAGCTGTAGAAGCTACAACTGAAGAAGTTGCTGCTCCTGCTGTAGAAGAAACTCCTGCTGAGGCTGCTCCGGAAGCTCCTGCTGCAGATAGCACTGACGAAACGCCAGCTGCTGAATAA
- the rpoB gene encoding DNA-directed RNA polymerase subunit beta gives MSKTTATTRGNQRVNFSSAKGKIITPDFLDIQIESFSEFFQLDTLPEDRTNEGLYKTFQENFPITDSRNQFVLEFLDYLVDSPRYSIDECVERGLTYSVPLKARLKLYCTDPEHEDFQTVVQDVYLGPVPYMTPSGSFIINGAERVIVTQLHRSPGVFFGQTYHANGTKLYYSRIIPFKGSWMEFTTDINSVMYAYIDRKKKLPLTTLLRAIGYESDKDILQIFDLAEEVKVSKAALKKVEGRTLAARVLNTWFEDFVDEDTGEVVSIERNEIILDRETILEKEHLDLILDAGVKSILIHKENSNEFSIIQNTLQKDPTNSEKEAVEYIYRQLRNADPPDEETARGIIEKLFFSEQRYSLGEVGRYRLNKKLGLNIPTTTEVLTKEDIIAIVRHLIELVNSKAEVDDIDHLSNRRIKTVGEQLAGQFGVGLSRIARTIKERMNVRDNEIFTPLDLVNAKTLTSVINSFFGTNQLSQFMDQTNPLSEITHKRRLSALGPGGLSRERAGFEVRDVHHTHYGRICPIETPEGPNIGLISSLGIYAKINRLGFIETPYRKVEDSKIDLAADPIYLNAEDEEDKVIAQANVELSDNGEFLTDRIIARLDGDYPVVEPAQVNLIDVAPNQISGISASLIPFLEHDDANRALMGSNMMRQAVPLLKPQAPIVGTGLEQQVARDSRILINAEGTGTVEYVDADKIIIKYERSEDEDLVQFESATKTYNLTKFRKTNQSTTITLRPNVRVGDVVEKGQVLCDGYATEKGELALGRNLVVAFMPWKGYNFEDAIVINEKVVREDWFTSIHVDEYSLEVRDTKLGMEELTADIPNVSEEATKDLDENGMIRIGAEVKPGDIMIGKITPKGESDPTPEEKLLRAIFGDKAGDVKDASLKADSSLRGVVINKKLFSRNIKDKKKRTEEKLKLEEIENTYKAKFDELRNTLIEKLNTLVSGKTSQGVTNDLDEEIIGKGVKFTHKLLTSVEDYVNVSGSDWTVDHDKNELIKQLIHNYKIKFNDIQGVKNREKFALSIGDELPAGIMKLAKVYIAKKRKLNVGDKMAGRHGNKGIVSRIVREEDMPFLEDGTPVDIVLNPLGVPSRMNIGQIYETVLGWAGQKLGLKFATPIFDGASLDQITEYTEKAGLPKFGHTHLYDGGTGERFTQAATVGIIYMLKLGHMVDDKMHARSIGPYSLITQQPLGGKAQFGGQRFGEMEVWALEAFGASNILREILTVKSDDVIGRAKTYEAIAKGESMPEPGIPESFNVLLHELQGLGLDVRLEE, from the coding sequence ATGAGTAAAACAACAGCTACAACTAGGGGGAATCAGAGAGTGAACTTCTCTTCAGCGAAAGGAAAAATTATTACTCCGGACTTCTTGGATATCCAAATCGAGTCTTTCAGTGAGTTTTTCCAGCTAGATACCCTTCCGGAAGACAGAACAAACGAAGGTTTGTATAAGACCTTCCAGGAAAATTTCCCGATTACTGATTCTAGAAACCAATTCGTATTGGAGTTTTTAGATTATCTGGTAGATTCTCCACGTTATTCAATTGATGAGTGTGTGGAAAGAGGATTGACGTATTCAGTTCCTCTTAAAGCAAGACTTAAATTGTATTGTACAGACCCTGAGCACGAAGATTTCCAAACGGTGGTTCAGGATGTATATTTAGGTCCGGTTCCTTACATGACTCCTAGTGGATCTTTCATCATCAACGGTGCAGAAAGAGTTATTGTTACGCAGCTTCATCGTTCACCTGGTGTATTCTTCGGACAAACTTACCACGCAAACGGAACTAAATTGTACTATTCAAGAATTATCCCTTTCAAAGGATCTTGGATGGAATTTACAACCGATATCAACAGCGTAATGTACGCGTATATCGACCGTAAGAAAAAATTACCATTAACGACTTTATTAAGAGCGATCGGTTACGAATCTGATAAGGATATCCTTCAGATCTTCGACCTTGCTGAAGAAGTGAAAGTTTCTAAAGCTGCCCTTAAAAAAGTAGAAGGAAGAACATTGGCTGCGAGAGTATTGAACACTTGGTTCGAAGATTTCGTAGACGAAGATACCGGTGAGGTAGTTTCTATCGAAAGAAACGAAATCATCTTGGATAGAGAAACCATTCTTGAAAAAGAACATTTGGATCTTATCTTGGATGCTGGTGTGAAATCTATCCTGATTCACAAAGAAAACAGCAACGAGTTCTCTATCATCCAGAATACATTACAAAAAGACCCTACTAACTCTGAAAAAGAAGCGGTAGAGTATATTTATCGTCAGTTAAGAAACGCAGATCCGCCAGATGAGGAAACGGCAAGAGGAATCATTGAAAAATTATTCTTCTCTGAGCAAAGATATTCATTAGGTGAAGTAGGACGTTACAGACTAAACAAAAAGTTAGGTCTAAACATTCCTACTACAACTGAGGTGCTTACAAAAGAAGATATCATTGCGATTGTAAGACACTTGATCGAGCTTGTAAACTCTAAAGCAGAGGTTGATGATATCGATCACTTATCAAACAGAAGAATTAAAACTGTTGGTGAGCAATTGGCAGGACAGTTCGGTGTAGGTCTTTCAAGAATTGCAAGAACAATCAAGGAAAGAATGAACGTTAGAGATAACGAAATCTTTACTCCGCTTGATCTTGTTAATGCTAAAACGTTAACATCAGTAATTAACTCGTTCTTTGGTACCAACCAGCTTTCTCAGTTCATGGATCAAACCAACCCATTGTCAGAAATCACGCACAAGCGTAGACTTTCTGCTCTAGGACCTGGAGGTTTATCAAGAGAAAGAGCAGGTTTCGAGGTTCGAGACGTTCACCATACTCACTACGGAAGAATTTGTCCGATTGAAACTCCGGAAGGACCAAACATCGGTTTGATTTCATCTTTAGGTATTTATGCTAAAATCAACAGGCTTGGATTCATCGAAACTCCATATAGAAAAGTAGAAGATAGTAAGATTGATCTTGCTGCTGATCCTATCTATTTGAATGCAGAGGATGAAGAAGATAAAGTAATTGCTCAGGCAAACGTTGAATTGAGCGATAACGGGGAATTCTTAACAGACAGAATTATTGCAAGATTAGATGGTGATTACCCGGTAGTTGAACCAGCTCAGGTGAACCTGATCGACGTTGCACCAAACCAGATTTCCGGTATTTCAGCTTCGTTGATTCCTTTCTTGGAGCATGATGATGCGAACCGTGCGTTGATGGGATCGAACATGATGCGTCAGGCCGTTCCTTTGTTGAAGCCACAAGCTCCAATCGTAGGTACAGGTCTGGAACAGCAGGTTGCAAGAGATTCAAGAATCTTGATTAACGCTGAAGGTACAGGTACTGTAGAGTATGTAGATGCTGATAAGATTATCATTAAATATGAAAGAAGCGAAGACGAAGATTTAGTACAATTCGAGTCTGCTACTAAAACATATAACTTAACTAAGTTCAGAAAAACAAACCAGAGTACAACGATTACCCTAAGACCAAACGTAAGAGTAGGTGATGTAGTGGAAAAAGGACAGGTACTTTGTGACGGTTATGCTACTGAAAAAGGAGAATTGGCTCTTGGTAGAAACTTGGTGGTTGCGTTCATGCCTTGGAAAGGATACAACTTCGAGGATGCGATCGTAATCAACGAAAAAGTGGTACGTGAAGACTGGTTTACTTCAATCCACGTGGATGAATATTCTCTTGAAGTTCGTGATACTAAATTAGGTATGGAAGAACTTACAGCAGATATTCCAAACGTTTCTGAAGAAGCTACTAAAGATCTTGACGAAAACGGTATGATCAGAATTGGTGCTGAAGTGAAGCCTGGAGATATCATGATCGGTAAGATCACTCCAAAAGGTGAATCAGATCCAACTCCTGAAGAAAAACTTCTTAGAGCAATCTTTGGTGATAAAGCAGGTGATGTGAAGGATGCTTCATTGAAAGCCGACTCTTCATTAAGAGGGGTTGTTATCAACAAAAAATTGTTCTCAAGAAACATTAAAGATAAAAAGAAGAGAACTGAAGAAAAACTTAAACTTGAAGAGATTGAAAACACTTACAAGGCTAAGTTTGATGAGTTGAGAAATACTTTAATTGAAAAATTAAATACACTGGTAAGCGGTAAAACTTCTCAAGGGGTTACCAACGACCTAGATGAGGAAATCATCGGTAAAGGTGTGAAATTCACTCATAAATTATTGACTTCAGTTGAAGATTACGTAAATGTAAGCGGTTCAGATTGGACTGTTGACCACGATAAGAATGAATTGATTAAGCAATTGATTCACAATTATAAAATCAAATTCAACGATATTCAAGGAGTTAAAAACCGTGAGAAGTTTGCACTTTCAATCGGGGACGAATTACCGGCAGGTATCATGAAGTTGGCTAAAGTTTATATCGCTAAGAAACGTAAACTGAATGTAGGGGATAAAATGGCAGGACGTCACGGTAACAAAGGTATCGTTTCAAGAATCGTTCGTGAAGAAGATATGCCATTCCTGGAAGACGGAACACCGGTAGATATCGTATTGAATCCACTTGGGGTACCTTCCCGTATGAACATCGGTCAGATTTATGAAACAGTTCTTGGATGGGCTGGTCAGAAATTAGGATTGAAGTTCGCTACACCGATCTTCGACGGAGCTAGTCTGGATCAGATCACTGAGTACACTGAGAAAGCAGGTCTTCCTAAATTCGGTCACACTCACCTTTATGATGGTGGTACCGGAGAAAGATTTACTCAGGCTGCAACGGTAGGTATTATCTACATGTTGAAACTGGGTCACATGGTTGATGACAAAATGCACGCACGTTCTATCGGACCTTACTCATTGATTACTCAGCAGCCGTTAGGAGGTAAAGCTCAGTTCGGAGGTCAGAGATTCGGAGAGATGGAGGTTTGGGCTCTTGAAGCATTCGGAGCATCAAATATCTTGAGAGAAATTTTGACTGTGAAGTCGGATGACGTGATTGGTAGAGCGAAAACTTATGAAGCTATTGCAAAAGGTGAATCGATGCCTGAACCAGGTATCCCGGAATCATTCAACGTATTACTTCACGAGTTACAAGGTCTTGGATTAGACGTAAGACTAGAGGAATAA
- the rplK gene encoding 50S ribosomal protein L11 — protein sequence MAKKVFKMVKLQVKGGAANPSPPVGPALGSAGVNIMEFCKQFNGRTQDKPGQVLPVVITVYEDKSFEFVIKTPPAAIQLMDAAKIKGGSGEPNRNKVGSVSWDQVKKIAEDKMTDLNCFTMDSAVSMVAGTARSMGLRVTGTKPTFNA from the coding sequence ATGGCTAAGAAAGTCTTTAAAATGGTAAAGCTTCAGGTGAAAGGTGGCGCTGCTAACCCTTCTCCACCAGTAGGTCCAGCTTTGGGTTCTGCAGGTGTGAACATCATGGAGTTTTGTAAGCAATTTAACGGAAGAACTCAAGATAAGCCAGGACAAGTTTTACCTGTAGTAATTACAGTGTACGAAGACAAATCTTTTGAATTCGTAATCAAAACTCCTCCTGCAGCAATCCAGTTGATGGATGCGGCTAAAATCAAGGGTGGTTCCGGAGAACCAAACAGAAACAAAGTAGGTTCTGTATCTTGGGATCAAGTGAAGAAAATCGCTGAAGATAAAATGACTGACCTTAACTGCTTTACAATGGATTCTGCAGTTTCTATGGTTGCAGGTACTGCTAGATCTATGGGATTAAGAGTAACAGGAACTAAACCAACTTTTAACGCTTAA
- the rplA gene encoding 50S ribosomal protein L1 encodes MAKLTKKQKEALSKVEKGRIYNLEEGSALVKEVNTAKFDASVDIAVRLGVDPRKANQMVRGVVSLPHGTGKDVKVLALVTPDKEAEAKEAGADYVGLDEYLQKIKEGWTDVDVIVTMPAVMGKLGPLGRVLGPRGLMPNPKSGTVTMEIGKAVTEVKAGKIDFKVDKYGIIHAGIGKVSFDAAKIKENAQELISTLIKMKPTAAKGTYVKSIYLSSTMSPGIAIDTKSVN; translated from the coding sequence ATGGCAAAATTGACTAAAAAGCAAAAGGAAGCTTTAAGCAAAGTAGAAAAAGGAAGAATCTATAACCTTGAAGAAGGTTCAGCTCTTGTAAAAGAAGTGAACACTGCAAAGTTTGATGCTTCTGTTGATATCGCTGTAAGATTGGGTGTAGATCCAAGAAAAGCAAACCAAATGGTAAGAGGTGTTGTATCTCTTCCTCACGGAACTGGTAAAGATGTTAAAGTTTTGGCTTTAGTAACTCCAGATAAAGAAGCTGAAGCTAAAGAAGCTGGTGCTGATTATGTAGGTCTTGACGAATATTTACAAAAAATCAAAGAAGGTTGGACAGATGTTGACGTTATCGTTACTATGCCAGCTGTAATGGGTAAATTAGGACCTTTGGGTAGAGTATTAGGACCAAGAGGTTTGATGCCTAACCCTAAATCAGGTACTGTAACTATGGAAATTGGTAAAGCAGTAACTGAAGTAAAAGCAGGTAAAATTGATTTCAAAGTTGATAAATACGGTATTATCCACGCTGGTATTGGTAAAGTATCTTTCGATGCTGCTAAAATCAAGGAAAATGCTCAGGAATTGATCTCTACTTTGATTAAAATGAAGCCAACTGCTGCTAAAGGTACTTATGTAAAAAGCATCTATTTGTCTTCTACAATGAGTCCTGGTATTGCAATCGATACTAAATCTGTTAACTAA